In one Magnetococcales bacterium genomic region, the following are encoded:
- the hemC gene encoding hydroxymethylbilane synthase, translating to MVPRIVTIGTRASPLALWQARWVKSRIETLHESVQVELIPIKTRGDKILDVPLAKVGGKGLFVKELEEALLDGRCDLAVHSMKDVPVDFPEGLMLGPVLPREDPRDALLSLSWPGLAHLPHGARVGSSSLRRQSQLLALRPDLDIRSLRGNVHTRINRLIEGHFDAIILAAAGVKRLEATAHVVEYLDMERMLPANGQGAVGIELRTDDPDIRALVQPLDDPDTRFCVLAERSFLKTLEGGCQTPIAGHAIMKGHALTLRGRVSSLDGRTRFDDFLEGPPEQAEEIGVTLARRILDSGADRLLAELLAAAIINFGGGT from the coding sequence ATGGTCCCAAGAATCGTCACCATCGGTACCCGGGCCAGCCCCCTGGCACTGTGGCAGGCCCGATGGGTAAAATCCAGGATCGAGACATTGCACGAATCCGTCCAGGTCGAATTGATCCCCATCAAGACCCGCGGGGACAAGATCCTTGATGTCCCCCTGGCCAAGGTCGGAGGAAAGGGACTTTTCGTCAAGGAATTGGAAGAGGCCCTTCTGGATGGCCGTTGCGACCTGGCGGTCCATTCCATGAAGGATGTACCCGTCGATTTTCCCGAAGGATTGATGCTCGGACCCGTTCTCCCCCGGGAAGACCCGCGTGACGCCCTTCTGTCGCTTTCCTGGCCGGGATTGGCCCATCTGCCCCACGGGGCGCGGGTGGGGTCCTCCTCGCTCCGCCGCCAAAGCCAGTTGCTGGCCCTCCGTCCCGACCTTGACATTCGCTCGTTGCGTGGCAACGTCCACACCCGGATCAATCGGCTGATCGAGGGTCATTTCGATGCGATCATTCTGGCGGCAGCCGGGGTCAAAAGGCTCGAAGCGACGGCCCACGTCGTGGAATATCTCGATATGGAACGCATGCTTCCCGCCAACGGGCAGGGAGCGGTCGGAATCGAACTGCGCACCGACGATCCCGATATCCGCGCCCTGGTTCAACCCCTCGATGACCCTGACACCCGTTTTTGTGTCCTGGCGGAACGATCCTTTCTCAAAACCCTGGAGGGGGGATGTCAAACCCCCATCGCCGGTCACGCCATCATGAAAGGACATGCACTGACCCTCCGTGGCCGAGTCTCGTCGCTGGATGGTCGGACCCGATTCGACGATTTCCTGGAAGGTCCCCCGGAACAGGCCGAGGAGATTGGCGTCACCCTGGCCCGACGCATCCTGGACTCGGGGGCGGACCGACTCCTGGCCGAACTGTTGGCCGCCGCAATCATAAATTTTGGGGGGGGAACATGA